From a single Kwoniella shandongensis chromosome 9, complete sequence genomic region:
- a CDS encoding UDP-glucose 4-epimerase GalE, whose translation MTQTNGSTNLKRVLVTGGLGYIGSHVVASLLVTGRYLPIVVDNCHNAYPAALERCAEIARDALGPDAPQPILHNVDLRDPSAIDDVFTKYDADGGIWAVVHLAALKAVGESGEQPLAYYRVNVAGSISLFEAMAKHNCNNLVFSSSATVYGTPQTIPIPETSPLMPESCYGRTKAMVEEIIHDICRAGPGAEGKEALRAVSVRYFNPAGAHPSGKLGEEPRGKPGNLLPLLAQMAVGREKSQLKVFGTDFPTPDGTCVRDYLHIMDLAGGHTLALDALAVPTSENNIFSQCDAKDGQYRAFNLGKGKGMSVLNMIEAMRKASGYDYQYETVGRRRGDVPDLTADPTLAEKELGFVAKEDLESMCRDLWNFQQQHPNGYSS comes from the exons ATGACACAAACAAACGGATCAACAAATCTCAAA CGAGTCCTAGTGACTGGTGGATTAGGCTACATCGGTTCTCACGTTGTCGCTTCCTTACTCGTTACTGGACGATACCTCCCCATCGTCGTTGACAATTGTCACAACGCCTATCCTGCCGCTCTCGAGCGATGTGCCGAAATCGCCCGTGATGCGCTCGG ACCTGACGCACCTCAACCTATATTACACAATGTCGACCTCCGAGATCCATCGGCGATTGATGATGTCTTTACAAAGTACGATGCCGATGGAGGCATCTGGGCCGTGGTCCACCTTGCAGCTCTGAAAGCGGTCGGAGAGAGTGGCGAGCAGCCTTTGGCCTACTACAGGGTCAACGTTGCCGGATCGATCTCCcttttcgag GCCATGGCCAAACACAACTGTAACAAcctcgtcttctcatcatccgctACCGTTTACGGTACACCCCAAACCATTCCAATCCCGGAGACATCGCCTCTCATGCCCGAATCATGTTACGGTCGAACGAAAGctatggtggaggagatcatcCATGATATCTGCAGAGCTGGACCTGGCgccgagggcaaggaggCTTTGAGAGCGGTCAGCGTCCGATActtcaa CCCCGCTGGTGCACACCCTTCAGGCAAGCTTGGGGAGGAGCCCAGAGGCAAGCCTGGAAACTTGCTgcctcttctcgctcagaTGGCTGTcggacgagagaagagtcAATTGAAGGTCTTCGGAACTGACTTCCCCACACC AGATGGAACATGTGTCCGAGACTATCTCCACATCATGGATCTCGCCGGAGGTCACACTCTCGCCCTCGACGCACTCGCTGTCCCTACATCCGAGAacaacatcttctcccaaTGCGATGCCAAAGACGGCCAATATCGAGCTTTCAACCTCGGTAAAGGAAAGGGAATGAGCGTGTTGAACATGATCgaggcgatgaggaaggcTTCTGGGTATGATTACCAATACGAGACTGTTGgtcgaag ACGAGGCGATGTCCCCGACTTGACCGCCGACCCTACTCTTGCTGAGAAGGAATTGGGCTTCGTGGCCAAGGAGGATCTTGAATCCATGTGCAGGGATTTGTGGAActtccaacaacagcatCCCAATGGCTACTCTTCGTAA